CCACGTGGCGAAGGTCCAGCCGATCTTCGACGCGCTGAAGCCCGAGGGCGACTTCGGCTCGGTGCACGCCGGCAAGGTCGGCGCCGGCCACTTCGCCAAGATGGTCCACAACGGCATCGAGTACGCGATGATGCAGGCCTTCGCCGAGGGCTGGGAGCTGCTGGAGGCCGCCCCCGAGGTCACCGACGTGCGCGAGGTGTTCCGCAGCTGGCAGGAGGGCACGGTGATCCGCTCCTGGCTGCTCGACCTGGCCGTCCGGGCGCTGGACGACGACGAGCACCTGGCCAAGCTCAAGGGCTGGGCCGCCGACTCCGGCGAGGGCCGCTGGACGGTCGAGGCCGCCATCGACCACGCGGTGCCGCTGCCGGCGATCACCGCCTCGCTGTTCGCCCGGTTCGCCTCGCGCCAGGACGACTCCCCGCAGATGAAGATGATCGCCGCGCTGCGCAACCAGTTCGGCGGCCACGCGGTCGAGTCCAAGTAAGTCCCACCAGCGAGAAGGCGAGCGCAGTCCACAGCCATGCACGTCGCGCACCTGTCGCTCGCCGACTTCCGCTCCTACGCCCGGGTCGAGGTTCCGCTCGACCCGGGCGTCACCGCGTTCGTCGGACCCAACGGGCAGGGCAAGACCAACCTGGTCGAGGCGATCGGCTACGTCGCCACCCTGGGCAGCCACCGGGTGGCCACCGACGCGCCGCTGGTCCGGCTCGGCGCCGAGCGGGCGGTGATCCGGGCCAGCGTGGTCGCCCAGGGCGGCCGGACCACCCTGGTGGAACTGGAACTGACCCCCGGCAAGGCCAACCGGGCCCGGCTGAACCGTTCCGACAACATCCGCCCGCGCGACGTGCTGGGCGTGCTGCGCACCGTGCTGTTCGCCCCCGAGGACCTCTCGCTGGTCAAGGGCGACCCGGGCGAGCGCCGCCGCTTCCTGGACGAGCTGCTGACCTACCGCGCCCCCCGGCTGGCCGGCGTGCGGTCCGACTACGAGCGGGTGCTCAAGCAGCGCAACGCGCTGCTGAAGACCGCCGCGATGGCCCGCCGGGCCGGCGGCGGCAAGTCCGCGGACCTCACCACCCTGGAGGTCTGGGACGGCCATCTGGCGCGCACCGGGGCGGAGTTGACCGCCTTTCGGATCCAACTGGTGGCCGCCCTGCAGCCGTTGGTGGCGGAGGCCTACCGCCAGCTGGCCCCCGGCGCCGGAGACACCGTGCTGGAGTACCGCTCCTCCTTCGAGGGCGAGCTGCCCACCAGCCGCGAGCAGGCCGAGCAGCAGCTGCTGGAGGCCCTGCAGGCGACCCGGAAGCAGGAGATCGAGCGCGGCCTGACCCTGGTCGGCCCGCACCGCGACGAGCTGCTGCTGCGGCTCGGCCCGCTCCCCGCCAAGGGCTACGCCAGCCACGGCGAGTCCTGGTCCTACGCGCTGGCGCTCCGGCTGGCCTCCTACGAGCTGCTCCGGGCCGAGGGCGGCGAGCCGGTGCTGATCCTGGACGACGTGTTCGCCGAGCTGGACGCCCGTCGCCGGGACCGGCTGGCCGAGCTGGTGGCCGGCGGCGAGCAGGTGCTGGTCACCGCCGCGGTCGCCGAGGACGTGCCCAAGGCGCTGAGCGGCGCCCGGTACGGGGTCGCGGACGGCACTGTGTCCCGGCTCACCCCGTGAACCCGCGGAACCACGTACCCTGGGCGGCTCGTCGGTGGAGTTGTCCACAGCCTGGGGATGGAGCGTGATGGCGGAGGGCTCGGAGCTTTCGGGCGTGGACCTGGCCCGGGTGGCGCTGCGCGCCGCCAAGGAGCAGGCGAGGCAGCGCGGCGAGCAGGTGCGCGAGCGCCGGGAGGCGAAGCGGACCGGACTGCGCAGCGGCGCCCGCGCGGACGGCCGCGACCCGGTGCCGCTGGGCGCCGCACTGAACCGGCTGATCACCGAGCGCGGCTGGGAGGCGCCGGCCGCGGTGGGCGGGGTGATGGGCCGCTGGTCGCAGATCGTCGGCCCGGACATCGCTGCGCACTGTGAGCCGAAGTCGTACGCGGAGGCCGAGGCGGTGCTCACCGTGCAGTGCGACTCCACCGCGTGGGCGACCCAACTTCGGCTGCTGGCGCGCCAGTTGGTGGCTCGTCTGAATCACGAGCTGGGCCACGGCACGGTCCGGGTGATCAAGGTGCTGGGCCCCGATGCGCCGGTCCGCGGTTACGGGCGGTTGCGGGCGCCGGGGAGCAAGGGCCCGGGCGACACCTGGGGCTGAGCCGGGCCGAGCGGAGCACCGGCCTCCGGAATCGCTGGCGGCCTGTCCAGGCGCTCTGAGACCCCCTGGCGAGTATCGGGACACGTCCAGAGGGGATTCAGGGCGGCACATCTGCCCTCAGAGGCTGCCAAACGCCCCTCACTGTCGGTCGTACCGGTAGACTGAAGCGCAAACACCGTTGTGTGCAGCAACCGAGTCGAAACGCCGTGGTCGCACACCTGCCCGGAACACCGGGGAGGAGCGCGGCCCGCGCTGTGCCAGAGAGGGCGCTTCGTGGCCGATTCCGGCAACCCCAGCCAGACACCTGACCCGTCCGACAACAAGGCCTACGACGCCAGTGCGATCCAGGTGCTGGAGGGCCTGGACGCCGTCCGCAAGCGCCCCGGCATGTACATCGGCTCGACCGGTGAGCGCGGCCTGCACCACCTCGTGTACGAGATCGTCGACAACTCGGTCGACGAGGCGTTGGCGGGCCACGCCGACACGATCGACGTGACGATCCAGGCCGACGGCGGCGTGCGGGTTGTGGACAACGGCCGAGGCATCCCGGTCGGCATCATGCCGGGCCAGGACAAGCCCGCCGTCGAGGTCGTGCTGACCGTGCTGCACGCGGGCGGCAAGTTCGGCGGTGGCGGCTACGCGGTCTCCGGTGGTCTGCACGGCGTCGGCGTCTCCGTGGTCAACGCGCTCTCCACCCGCCTCGCGGTGGAGATCCTGACCGACGGCGCCCGCTGGACGCAGGAGTACAAGTCCGGTGTCCCGACCGCCCCGTTGGACAAGCACGAGGCCACCGAGGAGACCGGCACCAGCGTCACCTTCTGGGCCGAC
The DNA window shown above is from Streptomyces sp. TLI_171 and carries:
- a CDS encoding DUF721 domain-containing protein — protein: MAEGSELSGVDLARVALRAAKEQARQRGEQVRERREAKRTGLRSGARADGRDPVPLGAALNRLITERGWEAPAAVGGVMGRWSQIVGPDIAAHCEPKSYAEAEAVLTVQCDSTAWATQLRLLARQLVARLNHELGHGTVRVIKVLGPDAPVRGYGRLRAPGSKGPGDTWG
- the gnd gene encoding phosphogluconate dehydrogenase (NAD(+)-dependent, decarboxylating), with translation MELGLIGLGKMGGNMRERIRRAGHTVIGYDRNPDLADVDSIEQLVTKLEAPRVVWVMVPAGGPTQETVEHLAELLAPGDVVVDGGNSRWTDDIKHAELLAAKGIGFVDCGVSGGVWGLENGYALMYGGEAAHVAKVQPIFDALKPEGDFGSVHAGKVGAGHFAKMVHNGIEYAMMQAFAEGWELLEAAPEVTDVREVFRSWQEGTVIRSWLLDLAVRALDDDEHLAKLKGWAADSGEGRWTVEAAIDHAVPLPAITASLFARFASRQDDSPQMKMIAALRNQFGGHAVESK
- the recF gene encoding DNA replication/repair protein RecF (All proteins in this family for which functions are known are DNA-binding proteins that assist the filamentation of RecA onto DNA for the initiation of recombination or recombinational repair.); translation: MHVAHLSLADFRSYARVEVPLDPGVTAFVGPNGQGKTNLVEAIGYVATLGSHRVATDAPLVRLGAERAVIRASVVAQGGRTTLVELELTPGKANRARLNRSDNIRPRDVLGVLRTVLFAPEDLSLVKGDPGERRRFLDELLTYRAPRLAGVRSDYERVLKQRNALLKTAAMARRAGGGKSADLTTLEVWDGHLARTGAELTAFRIQLVAALQPLVAEAYRQLAPGAGDTVLEYRSSFEGELPTSREQAEQQLLEALQATRKQEIERGLTLVGPHRDELLLRLGPLPAKGYASHGESWSYALALRLASYELLRAEGGEPVLILDDVFAELDARRRDRLAELVAGGEQVLVTAAVAEDVPKALSGARYGVADGTVSRLTP